The following are from one region of the Nitratidesulfovibrio sp. genome:
- the flgL gene encoding flagellar hook-associated protein FlgL, whose amino-acid sequence MRISTSMTYDNSLKYMTRLQSEINRTTIQMATQQRINCPSDDPYGSEVALTNSTLISQLTQYQSNVDTAKGWLSLADDTLGDASTALTSLIELAEQAATGTLTDANREAIAEEARGLYEQLITYANTQYNGQSIFAGRDSGGTAYTLGLGATVTGATLASGAGSAVLSVDGEADQSVSVEFTSDGTVGTDAITYRYSTDGGDTWTDATLAAGETTLSCDGVTVNMQDGTGVTAVSDDDTSAGTRITVRPAAIYTGDADDGAQVTAQSNTDVTATPTGTFDSSVVVRIEGDTTVAGPVSYSYSTDGGLNWSDVQSSDTGTLTVPGGTLELSAGGGNALAAGDTFTITSDATDLNVRVSTSTSIAINSCGLDVFGGLYSADGESYTGTGDDDLFEAIGDFIGYLETNNEEGIAESLEAITAGQAKMLSAASDIGAREIRLEHIETANTLLTSTAENAVSNVVDADTTELATELSKLTTIYEAVLSTQSAVMKLSLLDYL is encoded by the coding sequence ATGCGCATTTCAACAAGCATGACGTACGACAATTCCCTGAAATACATGACCAGGCTGCAATCGGAGATCAACCGCACGACCATCCAGATGGCCACGCAGCAGCGTATCAACTGCCCCTCGGACGACCCGTACGGAAGCGAGGTGGCCCTGACCAATTCCACGCTGATCAGCCAGCTTACCCAGTACCAGAGCAACGTGGACACGGCCAAGGGCTGGCTTTCGCTGGCGGACGACACCCTGGGCGATGCCAGCACGGCGCTCACCAGCCTCATCGAACTGGCCGAACAGGCCGCCACCGGCACCCTGACCGACGCCAACCGCGAGGCCATCGCCGAAGAGGCGCGGGGGCTGTACGAGCAGCTCATCACGTATGCCAACACCCAGTACAACGGGCAGTCCATCTTCGCCGGGCGCGATTCCGGGGGTACGGCCTACACCCTGGGCCTGGGGGCCACGGTAACCGGCGCCACCCTGGCCTCGGGCGCGGGCAGCGCGGTACTGTCGGTGGACGGCGAGGCGGACCAGAGCGTCAGCGTCGAATTCACCAGCGACGGCACCGTGGGGACGGACGCCATCACCTACCGCTACTCCACGGACGGCGGCGACACCTGGACAGATGCCACCCTGGCCGCAGGCGAAACCACCCTGTCCTGCGACGGGGTTACGGTGAACATGCAGGACGGCACCGGCGTCACCGCCGTATCGGATGACGACACCAGCGCGGGAACGCGCATCACCGTGCGCCCGGCAGCCATCTACACCGGCGATGCCGACGACGGCGCGCAGGTGACCGCCCAGAGCAACACCGATGTCACCGCCACGCCCACCGGCACCTTCGACAGCTCGGTGGTGGTGCGCATAGAGGGCGACACCACGGTGGCCGGTCCCGTTTCGTACAGCTATTCGACCGACGGGGGGCTCAACTGGTCGGACGTGCAGAGTTCGGACACCGGCACCCTGACCGTGCCCGGCGGCACCCTGGAACTTTCCGCGGGCGGCGGCAACGCCCTTGCGGCGGGCGACACCTTCACCATCACGTCCGACGCAACAGACCTCAACGTCCGCGTGTCCACCTCCACCAGCATCGCCATCAACAGCTGCGGGCTGGACGTCTTCGGCGGGCTCTACAGCGCGGATGGTGAAAGTTACACCGGCACCGGCGACGACGACCTGTTCGAGGCCATCGGCGACTTCATCGGCTATCTGGAGACCAACAACGAGGAAGGCATCGCCGAAAGCCTGGAGGCCATCACCGCGGGCCAGGCCAAGATGCTTTCCGCCGCCAGCGACATCGGGGCGCGCGAAATACGCCTGGAACACATCGAAACGGCCAACACCCTGCTCACCTCCACGGCCGAGAATGCCGTGAGCAACGTGGTGGACGCCGACACCACCGAACTGGCCACCGAACTTTCAAAGCTCACCACCATCTACGAAGCGGTGCTGAGCACCCAGTCCGCCGTCATGAAGCTGAGCCTGCTCGACTACCTGTAG
- the fliD gene encoding flagellar filament capping protein FliD, with the protein MSDYWSGSITFTGLNTGTDWDEIIEAQMAVEEYRYNSMTEKETAYEEKLAAVEDLETQMTTLYQTLQEYDSASDFLTKSGTSSDESSLTVSVDNDAEAGSHSVVINQLAQNDIWSSDDGYASTDTSITDTDQTFSFTYNDETYTIDVPAGTTLSEFASLINNASGNNSDVRASVINEGSAYHLQIRGMDLGADNTVTIEDTGFDAMGPDAFTNTQQAQNAQIKVDGFPAADDEWIERSTNTIDDVIDGMTLQLKSTTDDDGATVTVELDTDAMVEAIETVVSSINTILQLLMDLQDQGTVSDSTSTATASDSDDDDDDDDDDSEASVLASNSSLDLIQSNLKNILATKGVGFSYYDSTAETGDLFTSLSTIGISTDADEDSETFGLLVIDYDELDEAIEEDPEAVADLLSADATGTTDSEDFSFDSAISGTTKAGDYDVSYRIENGEIVEAYINGNAASISGWTLTGASGEDESGLAITVDNTADGTYSGTVSLKQGKIGQLVDSLEDMTSTEGTLQIMEDSYQSVLDQLAESISNEEDRLDLVESRLRTRYSNLETLLTSYDNLSTTIDSLLASLED; encoded by the coding sequence ATGTCCGATTACTGGTCCGGCTCCATCACCTTCACCGGCCTGAACACCGGCACCGACTGGGACGAGATCATCGAGGCCCAGATGGCCGTGGAGGAATACCGCTACAACAGCATGACCGAGAAGGAGACCGCGTACGAGGAGAAACTGGCGGCGGTGGAGGATCTGGAAACCCAGATGACCACGCTGTACCAGACCCTGCAAGAGTACGACTCCGCCTCCGACTTCCTCACCAAGTCCGGCACCTCGTCCGACGAATCCAGCCTGACCGTCTCGGTGGACAACGACGCAGAGGCGGGGTCGCACAGCGTGGTCATCAACCAGCTGGCCCAGAACGACATCTGGAGCAGCGACGACGGGTACGCATCCACCGACACCTCCATCACCGACACCGACCAGACCTTCTCGTTCACCTACAACGACGAGACGTACACCATCGACGTACCGGCCGGCACCACCCTTTCGGAATTCGCCAGCCTCATCAACAACGCCAGCGGCAACAACAGCGACGTGCGTGCCAGCGTCATCAACGAGGGCAGCGCCTACCACCTGCAAATCCGCGGCATGGACCTTGGCGCGGACAACACCGTGACCATCGAGGACACCGGCTTCGACGCCATGGGTCCGGACGCCTTCACCAACACCCAGCAGGCCCAGAACGCCCAGATCAAGGTGGACGGCTTTCCCGCCGCCGACGACGAATGGATAGAGCGCAGCACCAACACCATCGACGACGTCATCGACGGGATGACCCTGCAACTCAAGTCCACCACCGACGATGACGGCGCCACGGTGACCGTGGAACTGGACACCGACGCCATGGTCGAGGCCATAGAGACCGTGGTCAGCAGCATCAATACCATCCTGCAACTGCTCATGGACTTGCAGGACCAAGGAACCGTGTCCGACTCGACCTCCACGGCTACGGCATCGGATTCCGACGACGACGATGATGACGACGACGATGACAGCGAGGCGTCTGTACTGGCCAGCAACTCCAGCCTCGACCTCATCCAGAGCAACCTGAAGAACATCCTGGCCACCAAGGGGGTGGGCTTTTCCTACTACGACTCCACTGCCGAGACGGGCGACCTGTTCACCAGCCTGTCCACCATCGGCATCTCCACCGACGCCGACGAGGATTCGGAAACCTTCGGCCTTTTGGTCATCGACTACGACGAACTGGACGAGGCCATCGAAGAAGACCCGGAGGCCGTGGCCGACCTGCTGTCCGCCGACGCGACGGGCACCACCGATTCCGAAGACTTTTCCTTCGACAGCGCCATTTCGGGCACCACCAAGGCCGGGGACTACGACGTCTCGTACCGCATCGAAAACGGCGAGATCGTGGAGGCGTACATCAACGGCAACGCCGCCTCCATCTCCGGCTGGACCCTTACCGGGGCATCGGGAGAGGACGAATCGGGCCTGGCCATCACCGTGGACAACACGGCGGATGGCACATACTCCGGCACCGTGTCCCTGAAGCAGGGCAAGATAGGGCAGCTCGTCGACTCGCTGGAGGACATGACCAGCACCGAAGGCACCCTCCAGATCATGGAGGACAGCTACCAGAGTGTGCTGGACCAACTGGCCGAATCCATCTCCAATGAGGAGGACCGGCTGGACCTGGTGGAAAGCCGCCTGCGCACCCGCTATTCCAACCTGGAAACCCTGCTCACCAGCTACGACAACCTGTCGACCACCATCGATTCCCTGCTGGCCTCGCTGGAAGACTAG
- a CDS encoding flagellin has protein sequence MSLVVNNNFTALTTANTLNATYSKLEKSTQRLSSGLRINSAADDAAGLAIRELMRSDITALNQGVRNANDAISLIQTADGAMETIDEKLIRMKELAEQAATGTYNSDQRLIIDSEYQAMASEITRIANATDFNGISLLNGNLSGSSYDGSGLTATGQLHIHFGSGNDSAQDYYEIRIGSVSAKSLGLGNTASGNGSSISTQQAAQDALEAIDNAIISKDQIRASLGAMQNRLEATITNLETQSENLSAAESRISDVDVSMEMTEYTKQQVLAQTAVAMLSQANSLPQMALSLIGG, from the coding sequence ATGTCTCTCGTCGTCAACAACAACTTCACGGCACTCACCACGGCCAATACGCTGAACGCAACCTACAGCAAGCTTGAAAAGTCCACCCAGCGCCTTTCGTCCGGCCTGCGCATCAATTCTGCGGCAGACGATGCCGCCGGTCTTGCCATTCGCGAACTGATGCGTTCCGACATCACGGCACTGAACCAGGGCGTGCGCAACGCCAACGACGCCATCTCGCTGATCCAGACGGCGGACGGCGCCATGGAAACCATCGACGAAAAGCTCATCCGCATGAAGGAACTGGCGGAACAGGCCGCCACCGGTACCTACAACTCGGATCAGCGCCTGATCATCGATTCGGAATACCAGGCCATGGCCTCGGAAATCACCCGAATCGCCAATGCCACCGACTTCAACGGCATCTCGCTGCTGAACGGCAACCTGTCCGGTTCGTCCTACGACGGTTCCGGCCTGACGGCCACGGGCCAGTTGCACATCCACTTCGGTTCGGGCAACGACAGCGCGCAGGACTACTACGAAATCCGCATCGGCTCGGTGTCGGCCAAGTCCCTGGGCCTTGGCAACACCGCCAGCGGCAACGGGTCCAGCATCTCTACCCAGCAGGCTGCCCAGGATGCCCTGGAAGCCATCGACAACGCCATCATTTCCAAGGACCAGATCCGCGCCTCGCTGGGTGCCATGCAGAACCGACTGGAAGCCACCATCACCAACCTCGAGACCCAGTCCGAGAACCTTTCCGCCGCCGAATCGCGCATTTCGGACGTGGACGTCTCCATGGAAATGACCGAGTACACCAAGCAGCAGGTGCTGGCGCAGACCGCCGTGGCCATGCTGTCGCAGGCCAACTCGCTGCCGCAGATGGCGCTTTCGCTGATCGGCGGTTAA
- a CDS encoding sigma-70 family RNA polymerase sigma factor yields MEANTGTTTDIAACMTGDGKAWRRFVSVYAPVIHKAVHYTLQWNGGDAAGLDAQDVTQEVFCRLVGDGFHLLSTYDPARAGLATWLTVVARSTALDCLRARRTERMGRQVPYTPELEEELAGRLWAEAPASVSDDRGMLDLPPGLLSRRQGTVLRLLFQDDLDTDEVARTLDIHPKTVRSLKQNALARLRHHFCL; encoded by the coding sequence ATGGAAGCCAATACAGGAACCACTACGGATATAGCGGCGTGCATGACCGGCGACGGAAAGGCATGGCGCCGTTTCGTGTCTGTCTACGCCCCGGTGATCCACAAGGCCGTGCACTATACCCTTCAGTGGAACGGCGGGGATGCCGCCGGGCTCGACGCGCAGGACGTGACGCAGGAGGTCTTCTGCCGTCTCGTCGGCGACGGGTTTCACCTGTTGTCCACCTACGACCCCGCCCGGGCGGGGCTTGCCACTTGGCTGACCGTGGTGGCGCGGTCCACCGCGCTCGATTGCCTGCGTGCGCGGCGCACCGAACGGATGGGGCGGCAGGTGCCCTATACCCCGGAGCTGGAGGAAGAGCTGGCCGGGCGGCTGTGGGCCGAGGCCCCGGCATCGGTCTCGGATGACCGTGGCATGCTGGACCTGCCCCCGGGACTGCTGAGCAGGCGCCAAGGCACGGTGTTGCGGCTGCTGTTCCAGGATGACCTCGATACCGATGAAGTGGCGCGCACGCTGGACATACATCCCAAAACCGTGCGCAGTCTGAAGCAGAACGCCCTTGCGCGGCTGCGCCATCACTTCTGCCTGTGA
- a CDS encoding response regulator transcription factor, with the protein MDRVLLIDDDKELCALLTEYLAPEGLAVEPCHTGGQGLARALSGDYDAALLDVALPDTSGFDVLGTIRSRSALPVLMLTGRGDDVDRIVGLEMGADDYVPKPFVPRELLARLRAVLRRTRVHGTGGMAAGAGMGGPGCVGGVGPYRKRNLSFGGVTVDRSARTALRDGAPLPLTPVEYAILVLLLEAEGATVAREEISRGVLGREILPFDRSIDVHVSNLRKKLGPCDDGQPRVGTVRGTGYYFRVSPTESTFGGQDAAEPRLGTGHENVAG; encoded by the coding sequence ATGGATCGAGTCCTGTTGATCGACGACGACAAGGAACTCTGCGCACTACTGACTGAATATCTCGCCCCCGAAGGGCTTGCCGTGGAACCCTGCCACACGGGTGGACAAGGGTTGGCGCGCGCCTTGTCGGGCGACTACGACGCTGCCTTGCTGGACGTGGCCCTGCCCGACACCAGCGGCTTCGACGTGCTCGGCACCATCCGTTCCCGTTCGGCCCTGCCCGTGCTCATGTTGACCGGGCGCGGCGACGACGTGGACCGCATCGTGGGGCTGGAAATGGGCGCGGACGACTACGTCCCCAAACCTTTCGTGCCACGCGAACTGCTGGCGCGCCTGCGCGCCGTGCTGCGCCGCACCCGCGTCCATGGCACGGGGGGAATGGCGGCCGGCGCGGGCATGGGCGGCCCAGGCTGCGTTGGTGGCGTGGGACCGTACCGCAAGCGCAACCTGTCCTTCGGGGGCGTTACCGTGGACCGTTCGGCCCGCACGGCCCTGCGCGACGGCGCTCCCCTGCCCCTGACCCCCGTGGAATACGCCATCCTGGTCCTGCTGCTGGAGGCCGAGGGCGCCACGGTCGCGCGGGAGGAAATCTCGCGCGGGGTGCTGGGACGCGAAATCCTGCCCTTCGACAGGTCCATCGACGTGCACGTCAGCAACCTGCGCAAGAAGCTGGGCCCCTGCGACGACGGCCAACCCCGCGTGGGCACGGTGCGCGGTACGGGATATTACTTCCGCGTTTCGCCCACGGAATCGACCTTCGGCGGGCAGGACGCGGCAGAACCGCGCCTCGGGACGGGGCATGAAAACGTGGCCGGTTAG
- a CDS encoding ATP-binding protein, translating into MKTWPVRLLVLLLVGCGIFTLGTFVRIRLEDRPKRGPFEMSAVLLDLLGDRVAEYLAEGRTDKLAALLDTLRKRGVRVVVHDAGLQPLADNGPVQAMPFGPPFRPDDRDEPNAADGRTGRLINAEDGTGPAPAPGQPFGPPFQPTWQQRILGALEGRMPPPPSLEARPPAPAPQSPETEATILAEARKLTVNARDTGTTQLDFPLPFTFQPVVLMADPIDLPGGGHGVLTLRKDMPTPPDMPLPPFVLPLAVAMVLAGGVLHLLLRQASRPIGEVGSALQRFARGDLQARVNGDVATHGTELARLARDFNTMAERTEELLQTQRRLLHDVSHEMRSPLSRVALALEMASRTVSPESQRFLERIRRDAERLSSLSAHLLATGHLDRQKEDEPPAWFDLSTLLVQLVEETDFQARADHKRVELRVDDPCAAFHGMREMLYGALDNVVQNALKFSPPDTRVTVALSCAADRPGPAAVAETADGSEPERWAVISVRDQGPGVPEADLPMLFVPFFRAGNAPRGTGTGLGLAIAQRAVELHGGTIAAENLPKGGLQVIIRLPA; encoded by the coding sequence ATGAAAACGTGGCCGGTTAGGCTGCTGGTGCTGCTGCTGGTCGGCTGCGGCATCTTCACCCTGGGTACCTTCGTCCGCATCCGGCTGGAAGACCGCCCCAAGCGCGGCCCCTTCGAAATGAGCGCCGTGTTGCTGGACCTGCTGGGCGACCGCGTTGCCGAGTACCTGGCCGAAGGCCGCACGGACAAACTGGCCGCCCTGCTGGACACGCTGCGCAAGCGCGGCGTGCGCGTGGTGGTGCATGACGCCGGATTGCAGCCGCTGGCCGACAACGGCCCGGTGCAGGCGATGCCCTTTGGTCCGCCGTTCCGCCCGGATGACCGGGACGAGCCGAATGCAGCGGACGGCAGAACGGGCCGCCTCATCAACGCGGAAGACGGTACCGGCCCCGCGCCCGCACCCGGCCAGCCCTTCGGGCCGCCGTTCCAGCCAACATGGCAGCAACGCATCCTGGGCGCCCTGGAAGGACGCATGCCGCCCCCGCCGTCCCTGGAGGCACGCCCCCCCGCGCCTGCCCCGCAATCGCCGGAAACGGAAGCCACCATACTGGCCGAAGCCCGCAAGCTGACCGTGAACGCGCGCGACACGGGCACCACCCAACTGGACTTTCCGCTGCCGTTCACCTTCCAGCCCGTGGTCCTGATGGCCGACCCCATCGACCTGCCCGGCGGCGGGCACGGGGTGCTCACCCTGCGCAAGGACATGCCCACCCCGCCGGACATGCCCCTGCCGCCCTTCGTGCTGCCCCTGGCCGTGGCCATGGTGCTGGCGGGGGGCGTGCTGCACCTGCTGCTGCGCCAGGCCAGCAGGCCCATCGGCGAGGTGGGCAGCGCGCTGCAACGCTTTGCGCGGGGCGACCTGCAAGCGCGCGTCAATGGCGATGTGGCCACGCACGGCACCGAACTGGCCCGCCTTGCCCGCGACTTCAACACCATGGCCGAACGGACCGAAGAACTGCTGCAAACCCAGCGCCGCCTGCTGCACGATGTGTCGCACGAGATGCGCTCGCCCCTGTCGCGCGTGGCCCTGGCGCTGGAAATGGCCTCGCGCACCGTCTCGCCCGAATCGCAGCGCTTTCTGGAGCGCATCCGCCGTGATGCGGAACGCCTTTCGAGCCTCAGCGCGCACCTGCTGGCCACTGGCCACCTGGACCGCCAGAAGGAGGACGAACCGCCCGCATGGTTCGACCTGTCCACGCTGCTGGTCCAACTGGTGGAGGAAACCGACTTCCAGGCCCGCGCGGACCACAAGCGGGTGGAACTGCGCGTGGACGATCCATGCGCGGCCTTTCACGGCATGCGCGAGATGCTGTACGGCGCCCTGGACAACGTGGTGCAGAACGCCCTGAAGTTCTCGCCGCCGGACACGCGGGTGACCGTGGCCCTGTCCTGCGCGGCGGACCGGCCCGGTCCTGCCGCCGTGGCCGAAACCGCCGACGGCTCCGAGCCGGAGCGCTGGGCGGTCATATCCGTCCGGGACCAGGGGCCGGGCGTGCCCGAAGCCGACCTGCCCATGCTCTTCGTGCCGTTCTTCCGGGCGGGCAACGCCCCGCGCGGCACGGGCACCGGGCTTGGCCTGGCCATCGCCCAGCGCGCCGTGGAACTGCATGGCGGCACCATAGCCGCCGAAAACCTGCCCAAGGGCGGGTTGCAGGTCATCATCCGCCTGCCCGCATAG
- a CDS encoding EF-hand domain-containing protein: MKESRIPLITALFCGLLLHAEFTAVAADVATAPDDPVPVAVDTASGGARPGEDGPSSATPGSPPARREQARRFELADRDHDGSLTREEAAHPETGLPVVSREFTAIDTNGDGKLSKAELLRFARERRQANRTRRTDQPS; the protein is encoded by the coding sequence ATGAAAGAGTCCCGCATTCCCCTGATCACTGCCTTGTTCTGCGGCCTGCTGCTGCATGCGGAATTCACGGCCGTGGCGGCCGATGTCGCCACCGCCCCTGATGATCCGGTTCCGGTGGCGGTCGATACCGCTTCCGGCGGTGCGAGGCCGGGGGAGGATGGACCGTCTTCGGCCACGCCGGGCTCCCCGCCCGCGCGCAGGGAGCAGGCGCGCCGCTTCGAACTGGCCGACCGCGACCATGATGGCAGCCTGACCCGCGAGGAGGCCGCCCACCCCGAAACCGGATTGCCCGTGGTTTCCCGCGAGTTCACCGCCATCGACACCAATGGCGACGGCAAGTTGAGCAAGGCCGAACTGCTGCGCTTTGCCCGCGAACGGCGCCAGGCCAACCGGACGCGACGGACCGACCAGCCGTCGTGA
- a CDS encoding efflux transporter outer membrane subunit, producing the protein MVTAAAEPATIFAVSGWRRRLSGLSGLSCALLCAVLAAGCAAASASPRPGMPAAWSAEATGLAFASNGSGSGGGHAAASSGSATGAAVQTAHPGAVLARWWGTFGDPVLDGLLDRAATANFDVRIAAEKVREARAAAREAGAGLGPTVTGSASGTRSRSGTGEAQSTGSRDGNVYATGLDLAWEIDLFGRLRATREARVADAQAAEEDRRDTLVTLLAEVATQYVTLRQAQNELDLTRDIATSRAETLALVTARRDAGLAGDIDVAQAAALWHSAQADAADYENNAWAALARLERLTGAAPGELRPVLEAAAPIPVPAREVPVGLPADLLLRRPDIRAAERSLAAAAADLAATTAERWPTLSLSAALGSQASTVNRLLSSGSGVWSVAPALGLTLFDSGATTARIEQADARREQAALTYLSTARTAVEEAEAALYAVNRQQRRLPDLAAVLEADRTALVLAWDRYRAGLTDFLDVADAERELSTAVLAHVRARAVLATRAITLYRALGGGWAVPTGEGQAAVSAPGPAPRSASPSAGADTAS; encoded by the coding sequence ATGGTGACCGCCGCGGCGGAACCGGCCACCATTTTTGCCGTGTCCGGGTGGCGCCGCCGCCTGTCGGGCCTGTCGGGCCTGTCATGCGCCCTGCTGTGCGCGGTGCTGGCGGCGGGCTGCGCCGCCGCGTCCGCCTCGCCCCGGCCCGGCATGCCCGCCGCGTGGAGCGCGGAGGCGACCGGGCTGGCTTTCGCCAGCAACGGGAGCGGGTCCGGGGGCGGGCATGCTGCCGCATCGTCCGGGTCCGCCACGGGCGCGGCGGTACAAACCGCGCACCCCGGCGCGGTGCTGGCCCGTTGGTGGGGCACCTTTGGCGATCCGGTACTGGACGGCTTGCTGGACCGTGCCGCCACCGCCAACTTCGATGTGCGCATCGCCGCCGAAAAGGTGCGCGAGGCCCGCGCCGCCGCGCGCGAGGCCGGGGCCGGCCTTGGTCCCACGGTCACCGGTTCCGCCTCGGGCACCCGCAGCCGCTCCGGCACGGGCGAGGCGCAGTCCACCGGGTCGCGCGATGGCAACGTGTATGCCACGGGCCTGGACCTGGCCTGGGAAATCGACCTGTTCGGGCGGCTGCGCGCCACCCGCGAGGCCCGCGTGGCCGACGCCCAGGCGGCGGAAGAGGATCGGCGCGACACGCTGGTCACCCTGCTGGCGGAGGTGGCCACCCAGTACGTGACCCTGCGCCAGGCCCAGAACGAACTGGACCTGACCCGCGACATCGCGACCAGCCGGGCCGAAACCCTGGCCCTGGTCACCGCCCGGCGCGACGCGGGTCTTGCCGGTGACATCGACGTGGCCCAGGCCGCCGCGTTGTGGCATTCCGCGCAGGCCGATGCCGCCGACTACGAGAACAACGCCTGGGCGGCCCTGGCCCGTCTGGAACGCCTGACGGGCGCCGCCCCCGGGGAACTGCGTCCCGTGCTGGAGGCGGCCGCGCCCATTCCGGTGCCCGCGCGGGAAGTGCCCGTGGGCCTGCCCGCCGACCTGCTGCTGCGGCGCCCGGACATCCGTGCGGCGGAGCGTAGCCTGGCCGCTGCGGCGGCGGACCTTGCCGCCACCACGGCGGAGCGCTGGCCCACGCTCAGCCTGTCGGCGGCGCTGGGTTCGCAGGCGTCCACGGTGAACAGGCTGCTGTCTTCGGGCAGCGGGGTGTGGTCCGTGGCCCCGGCGCTGGGGCTGACCCTGTTCGATTCCGGGGCCACCACCGCGCGCATCGAACAGGCCGACGCCCGGCGCGAGCAGGCCGCCCTGACCTATCTGTCCACGGCCCGCACGGCGGTGGAGGAGGCGGAAGCCGCCCTGTACGCCGTGAACCGCCAGCAGCGCAGGCTGCCTGATCTGGCCGCCGTGCTGGAGGCGGACCGAACCGCCCTTGTCCTTGCCTGGGACCGCTACCGGGCAGGACTGACCGACTTTCTGGACGTGGCCGACGCCGAGCGCGAACTGTCCACCGCCGTACTGGCCCACGTGCGGGCACGGGCGGTGCTGGCCACCCGCGCCATCACCCTGTATCGCGCGCTGGGCGGCGGCTGGGCCGTGCCGACGGGCGAAGGGCAGGCCGCCGTTTCCGCGCCGGGGCCTGCGCCCCGATCCGCATCGCCTTCCGCCGGTGCGGACACCGCATCATAA
- a CDS encoding efflux RND transporter periplasmic adaptor subunit yields the protein MRRNFILTYVLPALALAGLAAGVVYASRTSAPPAPVPPVADPAAPPYETYISGSGIVEAASRDVGVATPTSGVIVEIPVTVGDAVKKGDVLFRLDDRERKAALAQQKAALATARAKVAEARVALEKARADTVRVRSLRDGRAVSAEEAAQRGYAEDAARTALASATADVAQAEAAARAIEVDLDRLRVRAPMDATVLQVNVSEGEYATAGALSTPLVMLGDVSRLHVRVDIDENIAWRYRAGMPATVFLRGNRDFSAPLRFVRVEPYVLPKTSLTGDTTERVDIRVLQVLYAFDAKDMPAYVGQQVDVYFDDTGRHTGNDPAKGGTASTGGSVPGMAGRSDGAGTVAVERAATGGPLPEVVVPVRDLGRGARPLRATGTGVRG from the coding sequence ATGCGACGCAACTTCATCCTTACGTATGTCCTTCCCGCCCTGGCCCTTGCGGGGCTTGCGGCGGGCGTCGTGTACGCCTCGCGCACGTCGGCGCCGCCAGCCCCGGTCCCCCCGGTGGCCGACCCGGCCGCGCCGCCCTATGAAACGTACATCAGCGGGTCCGGCATCGTGGAGGCGGCCAGCCGCGATGTGGGCGTGGCCACGCCCACGTCCGGGGTCATCGTGGAAATCCCCGTTACCGTGGGCGATGCGGTGAAGAAGGGCGACGTGCTGTTCCGGCTGGACGACCGCGAGCGCAAGGCGGCCCTGGCGCAACAGAAGGCCGCCCTGGCGACGGCCCGCGCCAAGGTGGCCGAGGCCCGCGTGGCCCTGGAAAAGGCCCGTGCCGACACCGTCCGCGTGCGCAGCCTGCGCGATGGACGCGCCGTGAGCGCGGAAGAGGCGGCCCAGCGCGGCTATGCCGAGGACGCGGCCCGCACCGCGCTGGCGTCGGCCACGGCGGACGTGGCCCAGGCCGAGGCGGCGGCCCGCGCCATAGAAGTGGACCTGGACCGGTTGCGCGTGCGCGCCCCCATGGACGCCACGGTGTTGCAGGTGAACGTGAGCGAGGGCGAATACGCCACGGCAGGTGCGCTTTCCACCCCGCTGGTTATGCTGGGCGACGTCAGCCGCCTGCACGTGCGGGTGGACATCGACGAGAACATCGCCTGGCGTTATCGCGCGGGCATGCCCGCCACGGTGTTTTTGCGCGGCAACCGCGATTTTTCCGCGCCGCTGCGCTTCGTGCGGGTGGAACCCTACGTGCTGCCCAAGACGTCCCTGACCGGCGATACCACCGAACGCGTGGACATCCGCGTGTTGCAGGTGCTGTATGCCTTCGACGCCAAGGACATGCCCGCCTACGTGGGCCAGCAGGTGGACGTGTATTTCGACGACACCGGGCGCCACACCGGGAACGACCCGGCAAAGGGCGGCACGGCCAGCACGGGGGGCAGCGTGCCAGGCATGGCTGGCCGCTCCGATGGGGCGGGTACCGTGGCTGTGGAGCGGGCCGCCACCGGAGGGCCGCTGCCGGAGGTGGTGGTGCCCGTGCGCGACCTTGGCAGGGGTGCCCGCCCCCTGCGAGCGACCGGCACGGGGGTGCGGGGATGA